The Acetivibrio cellulolyticus CD2 genome has a segment encoding these proteins:
- a CDS encoding family 10 glycosylhydrolase — translation MVNKKVVRVFFAAFIAAVMIFAVLPVNIFAEANPWDAYSDFIPNETPIVKRELRGTWISTVVNLDWPTSDTKKIANDAERIQKSKDELIAILDRVVEMNMNAVFFQVSPEADAFYKSDIVPWSRYLTGTFGKDPGFDPLAFAIEEAHKRNLEFHAWFNPYRVSVDIKDTTKASLNVEKSVYKEHPEWIKTSMSRYVVDPGIPEAREWVIDRVMEVVNNYDVDGVHFDDYFYYEKTVGELNDQGTYEKYNNGQFSNIGDFRRNNTYLLVSKLSQEIRSAKSWVKFGISPAGIWGNKKDGLPNGSNTEASFTNYDSCFADTRKWVVDELIDYIAPQIYFSFGYSRAAYGELATWWSNVCRGKNVHLYIGVALYRLNDSSDKYFTIENGIPEFTRQLKFNTVKPEIMGDIMFRVQNLNDAKKQQAVNTIKSGLRYTKALIPVMAWKGGKAPEVPVDGKIEALSNLLKLTWTDNDSDTAYYAVYRFNMGESIDITSDASAKKLIATIRKTQNGMQEFVDTSSNDSEKVFYVITALDRLHNESGGLTITTKQSKYFSDVGMKYSWAINAIDTLYEKGVVQGVGKGAFNPGKFTKRGDFTIMVVKALSFNADFTENFKDVKRDSYYYNEIGIAKELGIVKGNGEGFNPEGNITRQDMMVIILKALEVKGVKYEKAGDEYLSRYSDKNKISDYAKDSVAFLTKLGIVNGSEGKVNPKQLATRAEIAVILQKVLDTVLK, via the coding sequence ATGGTTAATAAGAAGGTTGTAAGGGTGTTTTTTGCAGCTTTTATTGCTGCTGTGATGATATTTGCAGTTTTACCCGTAAATATATTTGCGGAGGCAAACCCTTGGGATGCCTATTCGGATTTTATACCTAATGAAACACCGATAGTGAAAAGGGAACTTAGAGGAACATGGATCAGCACTGTAGTAAATCTGGATTGGCCTACAAGTGATACAAAGAAAATAGCAAATGATGCTGAACGTATACAGAAGAGTAAGGATGAGCTCATTGCAATTTTAGACAGGGTAGTTGAGATGAATATGAATGCAGTATTCTTCCAGGTTAGTCCTGAGGCAGATGCGTTCTACAAGTCAGATATTGTGCCGTGGTCAAGGTATCTTACAGGAACTTTTGGAAAAGATCCCGGATTTGATCCTCTCGCTTTTGCTATTGAGGAAGCACATAAAAGAAATCTCGAATTTCACGCGTGGTTTAACCCTTACAGGGTGTCTGTAGATATAAAGGATACAACGAAGGCATCACTTAATGTAGAAAAGAGTGTTTACAAGGAACATCCTGAATGGATAAAAACCTCCATGAGTAGATATGTAGTCGACCCAGGAATACCTGAAGCGAGAGAGTGGGTAATTGACCGTGTTATGGAAGTTGTAAATAATTACGATGTGGATGGAGTGCATTTTGACGACTATTTCTACTATGAAAAAACTGTAGGTGAACTAAATGATCAGGGCACTTATGAAAAATATAACAATGGGCAGTTTTCAAATATAGGTGATTTTAGAAGAAATAATACTTATCTTCTGGTAAGTAAGCTTTCTCAAGAAATAAGGTCGGCAAAATCATGGGTAAAGTTTGGTATTAGTCCTGCAGGAATATGGGGCAACAAAAAGGATGGTCTTCCAAACGGTTCAAATACCGAGGCGAGTTTTACCAATTATGATAGTTGTTTTGCAGACACTAGAAAATGGGTTGTGGATGAACTTATTGATTATATCGCACCTCAAATCTATTTTTCCTTCGGCTATTCTCGCGCAGCATATGGAGAATTGGCAACATGGTGGTCTAACGTATGCCGGGGCAAAAATGTGCATCTTTATATAGGCGTCGCGCTTTATAGATTAAATGACAGCAGTGATAAATATTTTACGATTGAAAACGGCATTCCTGAGTTTACAAGGCAGCTTAAGTTTAATACTGTTAAGCCTGAAATAATGGGTGATATAATGTTTAGAGTTCAGAATTTAAATGATGCAAAAAAACAGCAGGCTGTGAACACTATAAAGAGCGGTTTAAGATATACCAAAGCACTTATTCCGGTTATGGCCTGGAAAGGTGGCAAAGCTCCTGAGGTTCCTGTAGATGGCAAGATAGAAGCGTTATCAAATTTACTAAAGCTGACATGGACCGATAATGACTCCGATACGGCCTATTATGCAGTTTACCGATTTAATATGGGTGAAAGTATAGATATTACTTCAGATGCAAGTGCAAAGAAGCTTATTGCTACTATCAGGAAGACCCAAAATGGTATGCAGGAGTTTGTAGATACTTCATCTAATGATTCGGAAAAAGTTTTTTACGTTATAACCGCGTTAGATAGGCTTCACAATGAAAGCGGAGGACTAACAATTACTACAAAACAATCCAAATACTTCTCTGATGTAGGTATGAAATACTCATGGGCTATCAATGCTATTGACACACTCTATGAGAAAGGTGTGGTCCAGGGGGTAGGAAAAGGCGCTTTTAATCCAGGAAAGTTTACCAAAAGAGGAGATTTTACCATTATGGTAGTTAAAGCGCTGAGTTTTAATGCCGATTTCACGGAAAACTTCAAGGATGTAAAAAGGGATTCGTATTACTACAATGAAATAGGCATAGCTAAAGAACTTGGAATTGTAAAAGGCAATGGAGAAGGCTTTAACCCTGAAGGAAATATAACCAGACAGGATATGATGGTTATTATACTAAAAGCTCTTGAAGTTAAGGGGGTTAAATATGAAAAGGCCGGTGATGAGTATTTATCGAGATATAGTGATAAAAATAAGATCAGTGATTATGCCAAAGATTCAGTAGCTTTTCTTACGAAGTTGGGGATTGTAAATGGATCCGAAGGGAAGGTAAATCCAAAGCAGCTTGCTACAAGAGCTGAAATTGCTGTAATTCTTCAAAAAGTACTGGATACTGTTCTAAAGTAG
- a CDS encoding MGH1-like glycoside hydrolase domain-containing protein: MPNKIVDTSEAKRLEESKNNKYSWQHWGPYLSDRQWGTVREDYSADGSAWEYFPHDHARSRAYRWGEDGIAGISDNKQNLCFALALWNGKDPILKERFFGLTGNEGNHGEDVKEYYFYLANTPSHSYMKCLYKYPHNAYPYDWLVQENKNRRSLEGRGGREFELIDTGVFDENRYCDVFIEYAKNTPEDILIKISVVNRGPEAQSVYILPTLWFRNTWSWGYSWESKPSIKLIESKGKFGVLEADHQKLGSRWLYYEEPNEVIFTDNETNMERFNKPNMNPYVKDGINRYIVDGVNDAVNPAKTGTKASVCYKLNIGAGESKTIRLRLSDRKDMDSPFDLDYDNVFTTRKIEMNAFYDCVCPPDITEDLKNIQRQAFAGLLWTKQFYYYSVKQWLNGDPACPTPPQDRKKGRNNEWIHIHCKDVISMPDKWEYPWFAAWDLAFHTIPLCLIDPDFAKQQLHLFTKEWYMHPNGQMPAYEWAFGDVNPPVTAWAVWEVYKMEEKFYGRKDTDFLKRMFNKLLLYFTWWVNRKDTYGNNIFEGGFLGLDNISMFDRSQPGIPNILIEQSDGTAWMGMYCLNMLRISSEISKSDPAYREWGGKFLQHFFYIADAMNHIGGDGVNLWDEDDKFYYDLMRLPGRVESIKVRSMVGLIPIFAVENLGFEELFKDNPADFSSSSDYQDLKTQLNWYMKNRPDLISHKNIFIKGSEGDYNPDSKGVFLSLVEKDRLGQILEKMLDENEFLSPYGIRSLSKYHENNPVCINVDGKDYRMKYEPAESSTGMFGGNSNWRGPIWFPLNYMIIEALQEFYNYFGDSFKVECPKGSGKMMNLWEVSEELSKRLINIFQRDLSQDGRRPVYGDTDKFQSDPSWKDLILFYEYFHGDNGAGIGASHQTGWTGLIAKLIGQRNS; this comes from the coding sequence ATGCCGAACAAAATTGTTGATACTAGTGAAGCTAAGAGGTTGGAAGAGTCTAAAAACAACAAATACTCATGGCAGCATTGGGGACCATACTTAAGTGACAGACAATGGGGAACGGTCCGTGAAGATTATAGCGCTGATGGCAGTGCTTGGGAATACTTCCCGCATGACCATGCCAGATCCCGTGCATATCGCTGGGGAGAGGATGGTATAGCTGGAATTTCCGATAACAAGCAAAACCTTTGTTTTGCACTTGCTTTGTGGAACGGTAAGGATCCTATTTTAAAGGAAAGGTTCTTTGGCCTTACAGGAAATGAAGGCAATCATGGCGAGGATGTAAAGGAGTACTACTTCTATTTGGCAAATACTCCTAGTCACTCGTATATGAAGTGTCTTTACAAATACCCACACAACGCATATCCCTACGATTGGTTGGTTCAAGAGAATAAAAACAGACGAAGTTTAGAGGGTCGTGGTGGAAGAGAATTTGAACTGATAGATACAGGGGTATTTGATGAAAATCGGTATTGTGATGTCTTTATCGAATATGCAAAAAATACTCCTGAGGACATATTGATAAAGATAAGTGTGGTAAATCGCGGACCGGAAGCTCAGAGTGTTTATATTCTACCTACGCTTTGGTTTAGAAATACATGGTCATGGGGTTATTCATGGGAATCAAAGCCCTCAATAAAGCTAATTGAGTCAAAAGGAAAATTTGGTGTTCTGGAAGCGGATCACCAAAAGCTAGGTAGCCGATGGTTATATTATGAAGAACCAAACGAAGTTATATTTACTGATAACGAAACAAATATGGAGCGATTCAATAAACCAAATATGAACCCATATGTCAAGGATGGTATAAACAGGTATATCGTTGATGGAGTTAATGATGCTGTAAATCCAGCTAAAACCGGAACAAAGGCTTCTGTGTGCTACAAGCTTAATATAGGGGCTGGGGAGTCTAAAACAATACGCTTGAGGTTAAGTGACAGGAAGGATATGGATAGTCCGTTTGATTTGGATTATGATAATGTGTTTACAACTCGGAAGATTGAAATGAATGCGTTCTACGACTGTGTATGTCCTCCTGATATAACTGAAGATCTTAAAAATATACAAAGGCAAGCGTTCGCTGGTTTGCTTTGGACGAAACAGTTTTACTATTACTCTGTTAAGCAATGGCTTAATGGGGACCCTGCATGTCCGACGCCGCCGCAGGATAGAAAAAAAGGCAGAAACAATGAATGGATACATATACATTGCAAAGATGTTATTTCTATGCCGGATAAATGGGAATACCCATGGTTTGCAGCCTGGGATCTTGCGTTTCATACCATACCATTATGCTTGATTGATCCTGATTTTGCAAAGCAGCAGCTTCACTTGTTTACCAAGGAATGGTATATGCATCCTAATGGACAAATGCCGGCATATGAGTGGGCTTTTGGCGATGTAAACCCACCGGTTACAGCATGGGCTGTCTGGGAAGTTTACAAAATGGAAGAAAAGTTTTATGGGCGTAAGGATACTGATTTCTTAAAGCGCATGTTTAATAAACTTCTGCTGTATTTTACCTGGTGGGTAAACCGTAAGGATACTTATGGAAATAACATATTTGAAGGAGGGTTTCTTGGCCTTGACAATATTTCTATGTTTGACAGAAGTCAACCTGGAATACCCAATATTTTGATAGAGCAATCGGATGGGACAGCATGGATGGGAATGTATTGCCTCAATATGCTTAGAATCTCATCGGAGATTTCAAAGTCAGACCCAGCATATAGGGAATGGGGAGGCAAATTTTTGCAGCATTTCTTCTATATAGCTGATGCTATGAATCATATTGGTGGAGATGGAGTCAACCTTTGGGATGAGGACGATAAATTCTATTACGACTTAATGAGGTTGCCAGGCAGGGTGGAAAGCATTAAGGTGCGTTCAATGGTTGGGCTTATACCTATTTTTGCTGTAGAGAACTTAGGATTTGAAGAATTGTTCAAAGATAACCCTGCAGATTTTTCAAGTTCTTCTGACTATCAAGACTTGAAGACTCAGCTTAACTGGTATATGAAAAACCGTCCTGATTTGATAAGCCACAAGAATATTTTTATTAAAGGGTCAGAAGGTGATTATAACCCTGATTCAAAGGGTGTTTTCTTATCACTTGTAGAAAAGGATAGGCTTGGGCAAATTTTGGAGAAAATGCTTGACGAAAATGAGTTTTTAAGTCCGTATGGAATAAGGTCACTGTCAAAGTACCATGAGAATAATCCTGTTTGTATTAATGTCGACGGAAAGGATTATAGGATGAAATATGAACCGGCTGAGTCCTCTACGGGTATGTTTGGGGGAAATTCAAACTGGAGAGGGCCTATATGGTTTCCGCTGAATTATATGATTATTGAGGCTTTGCAAGAGTTTTATAATTATTTTGGAGACAGTTTCAAGGTTGAGTGCCCGAAAGGCTCCGGTAAAATGATGAATTTGTGGGAAGTCTCAGAAGAATTATCAAAACGCCTTATAAATATATTCCAAAGAGATCTGTCACAAGATGGAAGAAGGCCTGTCTATGGAGATACGGATAAATTTCAGAGTGATCCATCATGGAAAGATCTGATTCTATTTTATGAATACTTTCATGGTGATAATGGAGCCGGGATAGGTGCAAGTCATCAAACTGGATGGACGGGGCTAATTGCCAAATTAATTGGGCAAAGGAACAGCTAA
- a CDS encoding DUF3369 domain-containing protein, whose translation MPNLNSDEKFMDFFDETGNTKSAEYSETNKWKIMIVDDDREVHTVTRLVLNDFVYKNCRLEFLSAYSEKEARLLIADNTDVAVMLLDVVMEEEDSGLKLVNYIRNDLENDEVRIILRTGQPGQAPEKKVIFDFDINDYKEKTELTSQKLFTTIVSSLRAYESIHSAKVSKKGLEKVVEATKNLFEVQSIEKLSNIVLEQITNIYSSNIKTQTANQSAFVTFKDKDGFKITAGSGRFSKHINDYVKDVLTSDQYSNIEIAIKGGKILFVDDSIIIYFRRNSDMECILYIDGIPEHSEIDESLMEIFRNNISSAYENASLNNKLHDSQKEIIFTLGEIAEARSKETGFHVKRVAEFSKLLAIKCGMYEEEAEIISLASAMHDIGKLGIPGSILNKPGKLTQEEFEIMKTHATIGYEMLKDSDKDIIKIASVIAYTHHEKYDGTGYPNGLKGEAIHIYGRITAIADVFDALSTARVYKPAWEIDKVLQLFREERGKHFDPEIIDVFFENINEILSIYENLKDRG comes from the coding sequence ATGCCAAATTTAAATTCAGATGAAAAGTTCATGGATTTTTTTGATGAAACTGGTAACACCAAATCAGCTGAGTACTCAGAAACGAATAAGTGGAAGATAATGATTGTTGATGATGACAGAGAAGTACATACTGTTACCAGGCTTGTTTTAAATGACTTTGTATATAAGAATTGCAGGCTTGAGTTTCTTAGTGCATACTCGGAAAAGGAAGCTAGATTATTAATAGCTGATAATACTGATGTTGCTGTAATGCTACTCGATGTAGTTATGGAAGAGGAAGATTCCGGATTGAAGCTGGTAAATTATATTCGAAATGACCTTGAGAACGATGAGGTAAGGATTATTTTGAGGACAGGCCAGCCAGGACAGGCACCAGAGAAAAAGGTTATTTTTGATTTTGATATCAATGATTATAAGGAAAAAACAGAGTTAACTTCTCAAAAGTTGTTTACAACTATAGTTTCATCGCTTAGAGCATATGAAAGCATTCACTCTGCAAAGGTAAGCAAGAAGGGACTTGAAAAGGTAGTTGAGGCTACTAAGAACCTTTTTGAAGTACAATCTATAGAAAAACTTTCTAATATTGTATTGGAACAGATTACCAATATATATAGTAGTAATATTAAAACACAAACTGCCAACCAATCTGCTTTTGTCACCTTCAAAGACAAGGATGGATTTAAAATAACAGCAGGATCTGGACGTTTTTCAAAGCATATTAATGATTATGTAAAAGATGTTCTGACAAGTGATCAGTATTCAAATATAGAAATTGCAATTAAGGGGGGAAAAATATTATTTGTTGATGACAGTATAATAATTTATTTTAGAAGAAATTCAGATATGGAATGCATCCTTTATATAGATGGTATTCCCGAACATAGTGAAATTGACGAAAGTTTGATGGAGATATTCAGAAACAATATATCCTCAGCTTATGAAAATGCATCTTTAAATAATAAATTACATGATAGCCAGAAAGAAATTATATTTACATTGGGAGAAATTGCAGAGGCGCGATCCAAGGAGACAGGATTCCATGTAAAAAGAGTTGCGGAGTTTTCCAAGCTGCTTGCAATTAAATGCGGTATGTATGAGGAAGAGGCGGAAATAATTTCGCTTGCATCGGCTATGCATGATATCGGGAAATTAGGCATTCCCGGAAGTATACTCAATAAGCCAGGAAAACTTACACAGGAAGAATTTGAGATAATGAAGACTCATGCAACTATTGGATATGAGATGCTGAAGGATTCCGATAAGGATATTATAAAAATAGCAAGTGTTATAGCCTATACTCATCATGAAAAATATGATGGTACCGGATATCCTAATGGTCTTAAAGGAGAAGCTATACATATCTACGGAAGAATTACAGCTATAGCTGATGTTTTTGATGCTCTCTCAACAGCAAGGGTATATAAGCCGGCATGGGAAATAGACAAAGTTTTGCAGCTTTTTAGAGAAGAGAGAGGTAAGCATTTTGACCCGGAAATAATAGATGTGTTTTTTGAGAATATAAATGAAATATTGTCCATTTATGAAAACTTAAAAGACAGAGGATGA